One Longimicrobium sp. genomic window carries:
- a CDS encoding DUF429 domain-containing protein: MPEFAYFGGIDFSGAKEPLSNLWAAVGREREGKLEIVSLCPLPFREDLRAHVAGGWRRHVEAGDEDAILWGADFPFGIPAAAAERICGERKPAWAAVAAWVADRPPEEVWKGFPDLQKSLRRTDTGGALSPFDMRLYKQTLEGIRFLHELRDEAEVSIRPQAERGGAATTVIEVYPSGAAKELGIRGGRVPSRPGEVRARPAALKPFLTFAHPSMEACACTLEDARDACIACLVAFLCRADLEQPHRLGRVPPELLALEGWIYRPPASL, from the coding sequence ATGCCCGAGTTCGCGTACTTCGGCGGGATCGACTTCTCCGGCGCGAAGGAGCCGCTCTCCAACCTGTGGGCCGCCGTGGGGCGCGAGCGCGAGGGGAAGCTGGAGATCGTGTCGCTCTGCCCGCTTCCCTTCCGCGAGGACCTGCGCGCGCACGTGGCCGGCGGGTGGCGGCGGCACGTGGAGGCGGGGGACGAGGATGCGATCCTGTGGGGCGCCGACTTCCCCTTCGGCATTCCCGCCGCCGCGGCGGAGCGCATCTGCGGCGAGCGGAAGCCGGCGTGGGCCGCGGTGGCGGCGTGGGTGGCCGACCGCCCGCCCGAGGAGGTGTGGAAGGGCTTCCCCGACCTGCAGAAGTCGCTGCGCCGCACCGACACCGGCGGCGCGCTGTCGCCCTTCGACATGCGCCTCTACAAGCAGACGCTGGAGGGAATCCGCTTCCTGCACGAGCTGCGCGACGAGGCCGAGGTCTCCATCCGCCCCCAGGCGGAGCGCGGCGGCGCGGCGACGACGGTCATCGAGGTCTACCCCTCCGGCGCGGCGAAGGAGCTGGGGATCCGCGGCGGGCGCGTGCCCTCGCGCCCCGGCGAGGTGCGCGCCCGGCCGGCGGCGCTGAAGCCGTTCCTCACCTTCGCGCATCCGTCCATGGAGGCGTGCGCCTGCACCCTCGAGGACGCGCGCGACGCCTGCATCGCCTGCCTGGTGGCCTTCCTCTGCCGCGCCGACCTGGAGCAGCCTCACCGCCTGGGCCGCGTTCCCCCCGAGCTGCTGGCGCTGGAGGGGTGGATCTACCGCCCGCCCGCCTCGCTCTGA
- a CDS encoding CPXCG motif-containing cysteine-rich protein produces MGYGLHPDAFMGGDEALENAFPVGDGTADTSATVACPYCGQAVEIALDPGSGTHQDYVEDCEVCCRPWNVSVSYQPDGSAEVGVEAADDSD; encoded by the coding sequence ATGGGCTACGGCCTGCACCCCGACGCCTTCATGGGCGGCGACGAAGCGCTCGAGAACGCCTTTCCCGTGGGCGACGGCACCGCCGACACCTCCGCCACCGTGGCCTGCCCGTACTGCGGCCAGGCGGTGGAGATCGCGCTGGACCCCGGCAGCGGCACGCACCAGGACTACGTGGAGGACTGCGAGGTCTGCTGCCGCCCGTGGAACGTCTCCGTCTCCTACCAGCCCGACGGCTCTGCCGAGGTCGGCGTCGAGGCCGCGGATGATTCGGACTGA
- the sixA gene encoding phosphohistidine phosphatase SixA, with translation MQLLVIRHGLAGDREEFAFTGRPDSERPLTKEGRVKMRRAAAGLARIVPDLDLIATSPLVRAVQTAEVVADAFGGMDLTIVDELSPEHAPDDLLPWLRSHDPGTVIAVVGHDPHLGFLVGWLLTGRHESFVEMKKGAACLLEFDDPPAAGGATLRWAMQPKELRMLRKAR, from the coding sequence ATGCAGCTGCTCGTCATACGCCATGGGCTCGCGGGTGACCGCGAGGAGTTCGCCTTCACCGGGCGGCCGGACTCGGAGCGCCCGCTGACCAAGGAAGGCCGCGTGAAGATGCGGCGCGCCGCCGCGGGGCTGGCCAGGATCGTCCCCGACCTGGACCTGATCGCCACCAGCCCGCTCGTGCGCGCCGTGCAGACCGCCGAGGTGGTGGCCGACGCCTTCGGGGGGATGGACCTGACCATCGTCGACGAGCTCTCGCCCGAGCACGCGCCCGACGACCTCCTTCCCTGGCTGCGCTCGCACGACCCGGGGACGGTGATCGCCGTGGTCGGCCACGATCCGCATCTGGGCTTCCTCGTCGGCTGGCTGCTGACCGGGCGCCACGAGAGCTTCGTGGAGATGAAGAAGGGCGCCGCCTGCCTGCTGGAGTTCGACGACCCGCCCGCGGCCGGCGGCGCCACGCTGCGCTGGGCGATGCAGCCCAAGGAGCTGCGCATGCTGCGCAAGGCGCGGTGA
- a CDS encoding DUF4382 domain-containing protein codes for MFKRSTILLPLAAALFAGACGDSTGGGGAPRLSIRLHDAPGDLKEAWVKVDRVYLQGSSPADSVSGRVDLLTTQTGWLNLTQLTGSNFATLVNNAQVPAGTYSQLRFVVCEAYVVTKTGEVFATSGAQLPGGTTATGTLQVPSGCQSGLKVKLPGGGVTLADSSAILSVDFDVSQSFGHQAGASGKWVMHPVLTATSVGFSGTISGTVAPAAGLALPTCGGSAVTAANLTPLAISPADSLSATVAAGGTYSIAAAPATYTMSYVPTYSFTNGDSLTVTAAPSVPTATVAAGTNTTVNYTISAATCKPHA; via the coding sequence ATGTTCAAGCGCAGCACGATCCTTCTCCCGCTGGCCGCGGCGCTGTTCGCCGGCGCGTGCGGCGACTCGACCGGGGGCGGCGGCGCTCCGCGCCTGTCGATCCGGCTGCACGACGCGCCGGGCGACCTGAAGGAGGCGTGGGTGAAGGTGGACCGCGTGTACCTGCAGGGCAGCTCGCCGGCCGACAGCGTCTCCGGCCGCGTGGACCTGCTCACCACGCAGACCGGCTGGCTGAACCTGACGCAGCTCACCGGCAGCAACTTCGCCACGCTGGTGAACAACGCGCAGGTTCCGGCGGGCACCTACTCGCAGCTGCGCTTCGTGGTCTGCGAGGCCTACGTGGTGACGAAGACGGGCGAGGTGTTCGCCACCAGCGGCGCGCAGCTCCCCGGCGGCACCACGGCCACGGGCACGCTGCAGGTGCCGAGCGGGTGCCAGAGCGGGCTGAAGGTGAAGCTCCCCGGCGGCGGGGTCACGCTGGCGGACTCGTCGGCCATCCTGTCGGTGGACTTCGACGTGAGCCAGAGCTTCGGGCACCAGGCGGGCGCCAGCGGCAAGTGGGTGATGCACCCGGTGCTGACGGCCACGAGCGTGGGCTTCAGCGGCACCATCAGCGGCACCGTGGCCCCCGCGGCGGGGCTGGCGCTGCCCACCTGCGGCGGCAGCGCGGTGACGGCGGCCAACCTGACGCCGCTGGCCATCTCGCCCGCCGACTCGCTGTCGGCCACGGTGGCGGCGGGCGGCACCTACTCGATCGCGGCGGCACCGGCCACGTACACCATGAGCTACGTGCCCACGTACAGCTTCACCAACGGCGATTCGCTGACGGTGACGGCGGCGCCCTCGGTGCCCACGGCCACGGTGGCCGCGGGGACGAACACCACGGTGAACTACACGATCAGCGCCGCGACCTGCAAGCCGCACGCGTGA
- a CDS encoding glycosyltransferase family 4 protein, protein MRILYVSHSFPLRGDPVSNVGGMQRVATGLHAALAARGDLRLSSLVLETSWKATPYRMPGFMAGLLRAIPRVVEEENVDVVLFSSMVTASLAVALRKRLRGTVLAAIPVGRDVTLPTPGYPWFVRRVFRALDMVFPISRATADECLARGADPASVHVVPCGVDVGAFEAPRDRAAARRELLRAIGESPATVPDDALLLVSVGRHQERKGFQWFADEVMPRLPADVFYLVTGEGPMTPRIRAAIGRHGLQGRARLLGKVPEAMLRTLYRGGDLFVMPNIHVPGDIEGFGVVMLEAGMCGMPVLAADLEGISDVVREGENGHLVPSRDAAAFAQAVMGYRADRARLSAASRAAARWTARTYSWDGIADQFVEIFRERLGRPAPAPAARAAGAR, encoded by the coding sequence ATGCGGATTCTTTACGTCTCACACTCGTTCCCGCTGCGGGGCGACCCGGTCAGCAACGTGGGCGGGATGCAGCGCGTGGCCACCGGCCTGCACGCCGCCCTGGCGGCGCGGGGCGACCTGCGCCTGTCGTCGCTCGTGCTGGAGACCAGCTGGAAGGCCACGCCGTACCGCATGCCCGGCTTCATGGCCGGCCTGCTGCGCGCCATCCCGCGCGTGGTGGAGGAGGAGAACGTCGACGTCGTGCTCTTCTCGTCGATGGTCACCGCCTCGCTGGCCGTGGCGCTGCGCAAGCGGCTGCGGGGAACGGTGCTGGCCGCCATCCCCGTGGGGCGCGACGTGACGCTGCCCACGCCCGGCTACCCGTGGTTCGTGCGCCGCGTCTTCCGCGCGCTGGACATGGTGTTTCCCATCAGCCGCGCCACGGCCGACGAGTGCCTGGCCCGCGGCGCCGACCCGGCGTCCGTGCACGTGGTCCCCTGCGGCGTGGACGTGGGCGCGTTCGAGGCGCCGCGCGACCGGGCCGCCGCGCGCCGCGAGCTGCTGCGCGCCATCGGCGAGTCGCCCGCCACCGTGCCGGACGATGCGCTGCTGCTGGTGAGCGTCGGCCGGCACCAGGAACGCAAGGGGTTCCAGTGGTTCGCGGACGAGGTGATGCCGCGCCTTCCCGCCGACGTCTTCTACCTCGTCACGGGCGAAGGGCCGATGACGCCGCGCATCCGGGCCGCCATCGGCCGGCACGGGCTGCAGGGGCGCGCGCGGCTGCTGGGAAAGGTGCCCGAGGCCATGCTGCGGACGCTGTACCGCGGCGGCGACCTGTTCGTGATGCCCAACATCCACGTTCCCGGAGACATCGAGGGGTTCGGGGTGGTGATGCTGGAGGCGGGGATGTGCGGGATGCCGGTGCTGGCGGCCGACCTGGAGGGGATCAGCGACGTGGTGCGCGAGGGCGAGAACGGGCACTTGGTGCCCAGCCGCGACGCGGCGGCCTTCGCGCAGGCGGTGATGGGCTACCGCGCCGACCGCGCGCGCCTGTCCGCGGCCAGCCGCGCCGCGGCGCGGTGGACGGCGCGCACGTATTCGTGGGACGGGATCGCGGACCAGTTCGTGGAGATCTTCCGGGAGCGGCTGGGCCGTCCGGCCCCCGCCCCCGCGGCGCGCGCGGCCGGCGCGCGCTGA
- a CDS encoding amidase, with amino-acid sequence MSERDHDSNDPSATPENRGLSRRGFLQVGALAAVAGAAGQVPGLSATPAAAQPAPRAFTPPPFELEEATVQQLQDWMRGGRYTARSITEAYLGRIEAMDRQGPALRSVIETNPDALRIADSLDAERKAGRVRGPLHGIPVLVKDNVDTADRMQTTAGSYALEGAPAPRDAFLAERLRAAGAIILGKANLSEWANFRSTHASSGWSGRGGQCLNPYALDRTPCGSSSGSGAAVAANFAAVAVGTETDGSIVCPSSSSSVVGIKPTLGLVSRAGVVPLSHSQDTAGPMARTVADAAALLSVLAGVDPRDAATAASRGHVQPDYTRFLDPNGLRGARIGVARKRFFGADPHADRVVNAAIEEMRKLGAVIVDPADVPHLGEYDEDEFNVLLYDFKADLAQYFASRGPTAKVRTLKDVIDYNERDRAREMPYFGQEIMLMAQEKGPLTDRAYVTARAKCVRLAGREGIDAVMAQHRLDAIVAPTGSLPWAIDLLLGDHGVGGSSTPAAVAGYPNITVPAGYAFGLPVGVSFIGRAWSEPTLIKLAFAFEQGTKHRKPPRFLPTADFANP; translated from the coding sequence ATGTCCGAGCGCGATCACGATTCGAACGATCCGTCCGCCACGCCCGAGAACCGTGGGCTGAGCCGCCGCGGCTTCCTGCAGGTCGGCGCTCTGGCCGCCGTTGCGGGCGCTGCCGGGCAGGTTCCCGGCCTTTCCGCCACGCCGGCGGCCGCGCAGCCGGCGCCGCGGGCGTTCACCCCGCCGCCGTTCGAGCTGGAAGAGGCCACCGTCCAGCAGCTGCAGGACTGGATGCGCGGCGGCCGCTACACCGCGCGCTCCATCACGGAGGCGTACCTGGGCCGCATCGAGGCGATGGACCGGCAGGGGCCCGCGCTGCGCTCGGTGATCGAGACCAACCCCGACGCGCTGCGGATCGCCGATTCGCTGGACGCCGAGCGGAAGGCGGGGCGCGTGCGCGGGCCGCTGCACGGCATTCCCGTGCTGGTGAAGGACAACGTCGACACGGCCGACCGGATGCAGACCACCGCCGGGTCGTACGCACTGGAGGGCGCGCCCGCCCCGCGCGACGCGTTCCTGGCCGAGCGGCTGCGCGCGGCGGGGGCCATCATCCTGGGCAAGGCCAACCTCAGCGAGTGGGCCAACTTCCGCTCTACGCACGCGTCCAGCGGCTGGAGCGGGCGCGGCGGCCAGTGCCTGAACCCGTACGCGCTGGACCGCACCCCCTGCGGCTCCAGCAGCGGGAGCGGCGCCGCCGTGGCCGCCAACTTCGCCGCCGTCGCGGTGGGGACGGAGACGGACGGCTCCATCGTCTGCCCGTCGTCGTCCAGCTCGGTGGTGGGGATCAAGCCCACGCTGGGGCTCGTCAGCCGCGCGGGCGTCGTCCCCCTCTCGCACAGCCAGGACACGGCGGGGCCGATGGCGCGCACCGTGGCCGACGCCGCCGCGCTGCTCTCCGTCCTCGCCGGCGTGGACCCGCGCGATGCGGCCACCGCCGCCAGCCGCGGGCACGTGCAGCCGGATTACACGCGCTTCCTGGACCCGAACGGGCTGCGCGGCGCGCGCATCGGGGTGGCGCGCAAGCGCTTCTTCGGCGCGGACCCGCACGCCGACCGCGTGGTGAACGCCGCGATCGAGGAGATGCGGAAGCTGGGCGCCGTCATCGTCGATCCGGCGGACGTCCCGCACCTGGGCGAGTACGACGAGGACGAGTTCAACGTCCTGCTCTACGACTTCAAGGCCGACCTGGCGCAGTACTTCGCCAGCCGCGGGCCCACGGCGAAGGTGCGGACGCTGAAGGACGTGATCGACTACAACGAGCGGGACCGCGCGCGGGAGATGCCGTACTTCGGGCAGGAGATCATGCTCATGGCGCAGGAGAAGGGGCCGCTCACCGACCGCGCCTACGTGACCGCGCGGGCCAAGTGCGTGCGCCTGGCCGGCCGCGAGGGGATCGACGCGGTGATGGCGCAGCACCGCCTGGACGCCATCGTGGCGCCCACGGGAAGCCTGCCGTGGGCGATCGACCTCCTGCTGGGCGACCACGGCGTGGGCGGAAGCTCCACCCCGGCGGCGGTGGCCGGATACCCCAACATCACCGTTCCCGCGGGCTACGCGTTCGGGCTGCCGGTCGGCGTCTCGTTCATCGGCCGTGCGTGGAGCGAGCCGACGCTCATCAAGCTCGCCTTCGCCTTCGAGCAGGGGACGAAGCACCGCAAGCCGCCGCGCTTCCTCCCGACCGCGGACTTCGCGAATCCCTGA
- a CDS encoding MarR family winged helix-turn-helix transcriptional regulator translates to MNDCGKTTAAGLLPMLLRAGSAVADRLEERLEPWSLSLAKLRALEHLAAAPDGLPLGQLAERLCCVKSNVTQLVDRLEADGFVRRVSRQSDRRCVVARITERGRERFLCASSARVEAEREVLGRLDDGDRERLMHILARLTGEE, encoded by the coding sequence ATGAACGATTGTGGGAAGACGACGGCGGCGGGGCTGCTGCCGATGCTGCTGCGCGCCGGGTCCGCCGTGGCCGACCGGCTGGAGGAGCGGCTGGAGCCGTGGAGCCTTTCGCTGGCCAAGCTGCGCGCCCTCGAACACCTGGCCGCCGCGCCCGACGGGCTGCCGCTGGGGCAGCTGGCCGAGCGGCTGTGCTGCGTGAAGTCCAACGTCACCCAGCTGGTGGACCGGCTGGAGGCCGACGGCTTCGTGCGCCGCGTTTCGCGCCAGAGCGACCGCCGCTGCGTGGTGGCGCGCATCACCGAGCGTGGGCGCGAACGCTTTCTCTGCGCCTCGTCGGCGCGGGTGGAGGCGGAGCGCGAGGTGCTGGGGCGGCTGGACGACGGCGACCGCGAGCGGCTGATGCACATCCTGGCGCGCCTGACCGGCGAGGAGTGA